From Sporosarcina sp. Te-1, the proteins below share one genomic window:
- the rseP gene encoding RIP metalloprotease RseP, whose amino-acid sequence METVIAFIVIFGSLVFFHELGHFLFAKKSGIMVREFAIGFGPKIFYSKKGETLYTIRLLPLGGYVRMAEGDLDTVELLPGYRVGLLLNEKDEVEKIYLNRNVSDPNILFLETESADLAKKLYIEGYNDTEELVRFPIARNAVILEKGLETIIAPYDRQFDSKPLGSRAMTIFAGPLFNFILSFFLFIAIALLIGVPTNEPRINEVVPNSAADIGGMQEGDLVTGINGKKIEKWTEFTDIVQKNPAKELQLTVDRNGQQETLRVTPSVIEDSGMEFGQLGVKTEPVYEKSVGKSIAYGAEQTFYWIKRIFELLGELVTGKFSIDALSGPVGIYKTTESVAQFGIYSLMNFAAILSINLGIMNLLPLPALDGGRLLFFLFEGLRGKPVDKQKEGMVHFVGIMLLMVLMLVVTWNDIQKFFFN is encoded by the coding sequence ATGGAAACCGTTATTGCGTTTATCGTCATTTTTGGATCGCTCGTCTTTTTTCATGAATTGGGGCATTTTTTATTTGCGAAAAAATCGGGCATTATGGTCCGGGAATTTGCAATCGGTTTTGGTCCTAAAATCTTTTATTCAAAAAAAGGTGAAACATTATATACGATCCGCCTGCTGCCACTAGGCGGCTATGTGCGGATGGCCGAGGGAGATTTGGATACGGTTGAACTCCTGCCTGGCTATCGTGTCGGCCTGCTTCTGAATGAAAAGGATGAAGTGGAAAAAATCTACTTGAATCGGAATGTTTCGGATCCCAATATATTGTTCTTGGAAACGGAATCCGCAGATTTGGCGAAAAAGCTTTATATCGAAGGATACAATGACACAGAGGAACTCGTCCGATTTCCGATTGCCCGGAATGCGGTCATCTTGGAGAAGGGACTGGAAACAATAATTGCTCCGTATGATCGGCAATTTGATTCGAAGCCGCTTGGCAGCAGGGCAATGACCATTTTTGCCGGACCATTGTTCAATTTCATCCTGTCCTTCTTTCTTTTCATTGCAATCGCATTATTGATTGGTGTTCCGACGAACGAACCGCGTATCAACGAAGTGGTTCCGAACTCTGCAGCTGATATTGGCGGTATGCAAGAAGGAGACCTGGTAACGGGGATTAATGGGAAGAAGATTGAAAAATGGACGGAGTTTACCGACATTGTCCAAAAGAACCCGGCTAAGGAGCTGCAGCTCACGGTAGACCGGAATGGCCAACAAGAAACGTTGCGTGTTACACCTTCCGTTATCGAGGATTCTGGGATGGAATTCGGCCAACTCGGTGTCAAAACCGAGCCTGTCTATGAAAAGAGTGTAGGTAAATCCATTGCATATGGGGCGGAGCAGACTTTTTATTGGATCAAGAGAATATTTGAACTGCTCGGTGAGCTTGTGACGGGTAAATTTAGCATTGATGCTTTGTCCGGTCCCGTTGGCATTTATAAAACAACTGAGTCCGTTGCCCAATTCGGAATATACAGTTTAATGAATTTTGCTGCCATCTTGAGTATCAATCTAGGCATCATGAACTTGCTTCCACTGCCTGCCCTAGACGGCGGTCGGCTGTTATTCTTCCTGTTCGAAGGGCTGCGCGGTAAACCTGTCGACAAGCAGAAGGAAGGCATGGTGCATTTTGTTGGCATCATGCTGCTTATGGTCCTCATGCTCGTTGTAACTTGGAATGATATCCAAAAGTTCTTTTTTAACTGA
- a CDS encoding 1-deoxy-D-xylulose-5-phosphate reductoisomerase, producing MVKRISLLGATGSIGVQTLDIIGSNMDKFKLVSFSAGINITKAREIARLHQPEIISVLRAEDAESLRRDFPGIRVLHGKEGLMAVACEAEPDLLVNAVIGSVGLEPTLKAIQSHIPIAIANKETLVAAGEIVMREAAQRNVPILPVDSEHSALFQSLNGENPKRITRLILTASGGSFRDRSRDELVGVTVEQALAHPNWSMGNKLTIDSATMMNKGLEVIEAHHLFNMPFDQIDCLLHKESIIHSMVEFEDTSIMAQLGSPDMRVPIQYAMTYPDRIPMKNAKRLALEEIGLLHFEKMDFARFKALALAYDAGREGGTMPAAMNAANEVAVQLFMDGRISFLQIEDLVETVMENHDKISKPDLETILQTDAAARKMVYDIVARLN from the coding sequence ATGGTAAAACGAATTAGTTTACTCGGAGCAACTGGATCCATCGGCGTTCAGACGTTAGATATCATCGGTTCAAATATGGACAAGTTCAAACTGGTTTCATTTTCTGCAGGGATAAACATTACAAAGGCAAGGGAAATCGCCAGACTCCATCAACCCGAAATCATTTCCGTTTTGCGGGCCGAAGATGCGGAATCATTACGTCGTGATTTTCCCGGAATTCGAGTATTACATGGCAAGGAAGGGCTTATGGCAGTGGCTTGCGAGGCGGAACCAGATCTTTTGGTCAATGCCGTCATTGGCAGTGTAGGATTGGAGCCGACTTTAAAAGCGATTCAATCTCACATTCCTATTGCGATCGCGAATAAGGAGACACTTGTTGCTGCAGGTGAAATTGTCATGAGGGAAGCTGCACAACGCAATGTCCCCATCTTGCCTGTTGACAGTGAACACTCAGCCTTGTTCCAGTCCCTAAACGGGGAAAACCCTAAACGAATCACCCGGTTGATCTTAACGGCTTCAGGAGGCAGTTTCCGGGATCGGTCCCGGGATGAATTGGTTGGTGTCACAGTTGAACAGGCACTGGCTCATCCGAATTGGTCAATGGGGAATAAGTTGACGATCGATTCAGCCACCATGATGAACAAGGGGCTTGAAGTGATTGAAGCCCATCACTTGTTTAACATGCCGTTCGACCAAATTGATTGCCTGCTCCATAAAGAGAGCATTATTCATTCGATGGTCGAGTTTGAGGACACCAGCATTATGGCGCAATTGGGTTCCCCTGATATGAGGGTCCCTATTCAATATGCGATGACCTATCCAGACAGAATACCGATGAAGAATGCAAAACGTCTTGCCTTGGAAGAAATAGGGCTGCTTCATTTTGAAAAGATGGATTTTGCTCGTTTTAAAGCACTGGCTCTCGCATATGATGCAGGGAGGGAAGGCGGCACCATGCCGGCAGCGATGAACGCAGCGAACGAAGTGGCAGTTCAATTATTTATGGATGGCCGCATATCCTTCCTTCAAATCGAGGATTTGGTGGAAACGGTCATGGAAAACCATGATAAAATCTCCAAGCCTGATTTGGAGACTATACTTCAGACAGATGCCGCAGCTCGCAAAATGGTGTATGATATAGTAGCTAGATTGAATTAA
- a CDS encoding phosphatidate cytidylyltransferase, translating into MKQRILTAIVALALFVPLILIGGSPFTIAIYIIATVGLYELLKMKEMNLISVEGAITWLAMAVVLIPSEWASDVEQVISLTKTEMVFALILLLLVYTVLAKNRYTFDDASFSVLGALYVGIGFYYLVETRFYGLEYVIYALLVIWSTDSGAYFTGRKIGKRKLWPEISPNKTVEGFVGGIVCAIVFACVLQAIQPITTSYLSLILITIVASIVGQLGDLVESALKRHYKVKDSGKILPGHGGILDRFDSLLFVLPLLHFLHLVV; encoded by the coding sequence TTGAAACAGAGAATATTGACAGCCATCGTTGCACTGGCCCTATTCGTTCCTCTTATACTGATCGGAGGATCCCCATTCACAATTGCGATTTACATAATCGCAACTGTAGGGCTTTACGAATTACTCAAAATGAAAGAGATGAACTTGATCTCGGTGGAAGGGGCGATCACCTGGCTCGCAATGGCGGTAGTACTGATACCGTCTGAATGGGCTTCAGATGTAGAACAGGTTATCAGCTTGACCAAGACGGAAATGGTCTTCGCACTCATTCTTCTTTTGCTTGTCTACACAGTGCTTGCAAAAAATCGCTATACATTTGATGATGCTTCATTTTCCGTACTTGGGGCACTGTACGTTGGGATTGGCTTCTATTACTTGGTTGAAACTCGTTTTTATGGACTGGAATATGTCATTTATGCATTGCTTGTCATCTGGTCCACTGATTCGGGTGCTTACTTCACTGGGAGGAAAATCGGCAAACGGAAATTATGGCCTGAGATTTCCCCAAATAAAACCGTGGAAGGTTTTGTTGGCGGAATCGTCTGTGCCATTGTTTTTGCCTGTGTTTTACAGGCGATTCAGCCGATTACTACGTCCTATCTCTCTCTAATTTTAATAACAATTGTCGCGTCAATCGTCGGTCAGTTGGGCGATTTGGTTGAATCCGCCTTGAAGCGGCATTACAAAGTAAAAGACTCAGGAAAGATCCTGCCAGGTCATGGGGGGATTTTGGACCGGTTTGACAGTCTCCTATTCGTGTTGCCGCTCCTGCATTTCCTACATCTAGTCGTTTAA
- a CDS encoding isoprenyl transferase produces the protein MLDKLLRKKTVEVDASLTDRLQAIRSRQIPAHVAIIMDGNGRWAKQRNLPRIAGHHEGMKTVRKITRIANDIGIKVLTLYAFSTENWKRPKMEIDFLMKLPGEFLSTYLPELIEQNVKVEMIGNFDALPDHTKKAILTAVEKTSSNTGLILNFAMNYGSRLELVNAVKEIADLIKRDEMSIDHINESMINTHLMTAHLPEPDLLIRTSGEVRLSNFMLWQLAYAEFSFTDVLWPDFDEACMLQSIEEFQMRNRRFGSVEGDRED, from the coding sequence ATGCTTGATAAATTATTGCGAAAAAAAACGGTTGAGGTGGATGCTTCGCTTACGGATCGATTGCAAGCTATAAGAAGCAGGCAGATACCTGCGCATGTCGCAATCATCATGGACGGCAACGGGAGATGGGCAAAGCAACGGAATCTACCACGTATTGCGGGCCATCATGAAGGAATGAAGACAGTCCGGAAGATCACCCGTATTGCGAATGATATCGGAATAAAAGTGCTGACCCTGTATGCATTTTCAACAGAAAATTGGAAGCGGCCCAAAATGGAAATCGATTTTTTAATGAAGTTGCCAGGCGAGTTTTTAAGTACATACTTACCCGAATTGATTGAGCAAAATGTAAAAGTCGAGATGATCGGTAATTTCGATGCCCTGCCGGATCATACCAAAAAAGCGATTTTGACGGCTGTCGAAAAAACTTCAAGCAACACGGGTCTCATACTTAATTTTGCAATGAATTATGGCAGTAGATTGGAGCTCGTCAATGCGGTAAAAGAAATTGCTGATTTAATCAAAAGAGACGAGATGAGTATTGATCACATCAACGAATCAATGATCAATACTCATCTAATGACCGCTCATTTGCCAGAGCCAGATCTGTTAATAAGGACGAGTGGAGAAGTGCGATTATCCAATTTCATGCTATGGCAGCTTGCTTATGCTGAATTCTCCTTCACAGACGTACTTTGGCCGGATTTCGATGAAGCTTGCATGCTGCAGTCCATCGAAGAGTTTCAAATGAGAAACCGCCGTTTTGGAAGTGTGGAAGGAGATAGGGAAGATTGA
- the frr gene encoding ribosome recycling factor: MPKAVLDQTKDRMEKAIAALTRELASIRAGRANASLLDRITVDYYGAPTPLNQMAGISTPEPRLLVIQPYDKSILGDIEKAIMKSDIGITPSNDGSIIRLAVPALTEERRKELVKLVKKEAEDSKVAIRNVRRDGNDELKKLEKTGDITEDELRREGDEIQKLTDSFIEKIDSIAKDKENEIMEI, from the coding sequence ATGCCGAAAGCAGTTTTAGATCAAACGAAAGACCGGATGGAAAAGGCAATCGCTGCTCTGACTAGAGAGCTGGCATCTATTCGTGCGGGTCGTGCAAACGCATCCTTGTTAGACAGAATTACAGTCGATTATTACGGAGCACCAACACCTTTGAACCAGATGGCAGGGATTTCAACGCCTGAACCTAGGTTGCTCGTCATTCAACCGTACGATAAGTCAATCTTAGGAGACATTGAAAAAGCAATTATGAAATCGGATATTGGAATTACACCATCCAACGATGGTTCCATCATTCGTCTTGCGGTGCCAGCTTTAACAGAAGAGCGTCGTAAAGAACTCGTTAAATTGGTTAAAAAGGAAGCGGAAGACTCCAAAGTCGCAATCCGAAATGTTCGCCGTGATGGCAACGATGAGTTGAAAAAACTTGAAAAAACCGGGGACATCACAGAAGACGAGCTTCGTCGGGAAGGCGATGAAATTCAAAAGTTGACCGATTCATTCATCGAAAAGATCGACAGCATTGCGAAAGATAAAGAAAATGAAATTATGGAAATCTGA
- the pyrH gene encoding UMP kinase, with amino-acid sequence MNVPKYKRIVLKLSGEALAGEKGYGLSPEIVKSVASQVKEVVDLGVEVAVVVGGGNYWRGKVGSEMGMDRTTADYMGMLATVMNSLALQDSLEKLGVETRVSSSIDMRQVAEPYIRRKAIRHLEKKRVVIFAAGTGNPYFSTDTTAALRAAEIEADVILMAKNNVDGVYSADPLKDETAIKYSELSYLEVISQGLEVMDSTASTLCMDNDIPLVVFSIMDNGNIKKAVLGEPIGTVVRRKG; translated from the coding sequence ATGAACGTCCCAAAATATAAACGGATTGTCTTGAAACTTAGCGGAGAGGCACTCGCGGGAGAAAAAGGCTACGGTCTTTCCCCTGAAATCGTGAAATCTGTTGCATCACAAGTGAAAGAGGTCGTCGATCTAGGCGTTGAAGTTGCAGTTGTAGTAGGCGGCGGCAATTATTGGCGAGGCAAAGTTGGTAGCGAGATGGGAATGGATCGGACGACTGCCGATTATATGGGTATGCTTGCGACAGTCATGAATTCGTTGGCGCTTCAAGACTCGTTGGAAAAGTTGGGAGTTGAAACACGTGTTTCTTCTTCAATCGATATGAGACAGGTTGCTGAACCGTATATTCGACGCAAGGCGATCCGGCATCTGGAGAAAAAACGTGTCGTTATTTTTGCTGCCGGCACGGGAAACCCTTATTTCTCGACAGACACGACTGCCGCATTGCGTGCTGCGGAAATTGAGGCGGACGTCATATTGATGGCCAAAAACAATGTGGATGGCGTCTATTCTGCTGATCCATTAAAAGATGAAACAGCTATCAAGTATTCCGAACTCTCCTACTTGGAAGTGATTAGCCAAGGACTGGAAGTGATGGATTCCACAGCGTCGACCCTTTGTATGGACAATGACATCCCTCTCGTAGTATTCTCGATTATGGATAATGGAAATATTAAAAAAGCCGTACTTGGTGAACCGATTGGTACGGTTGTCAGGAGGAAAGGGTAA
- the tsf gene encoding translation elongation factor Ts, which translates to MAITAQMVKELREKTGAGMMDCKKALTEVNGDMEAAVDFLREKGLSSAAKKADRIAAEGTTYILVDGNDAVILEVNAETDFVAKNEAFQTLVKELAEHLLAAKPASIEEAIESKMSNGASVADHISNAVAKIGEKITLRRFEVRTKTDNDAFGPYLHMGGRIAVLTILEGTTDAEAAKDVAMHIAALNPKYISRDQVSEEEVEHERKILTEQALNEGKPENIVAKMVEGRLGKYFEEICVLDQAFVKNSDQKVGDFVKSTGGTLKEFIRYAVGEGIEKREDNFADEVMSQVKGN; encoded by the coding sequence ATGGCAATTACAGCTCAAATGGTAAAAGAATTGCGTGAAAAAACAGGCGCAGGTATGATGGACTGCAAAAAAGCATTAACTGAAGTGAATGGTGACATGGAAGCTGCAGTAGACTTCCTTCGTGAAAAAGGTCTTTCCAGCGCTGCTAAGAAAGCAGACCGTATCGCTGCTGAAGGTACAACATATATCCTTGTAGACGGTAACGACGCTGTCATTCTTGAAGTGAATGCGGAAACTGACTTCGTTGCGAAAAACGAAGCATTCCAAACGCTTGTAAAAGAGCTTGCTGAACATTTATTGGCTGCAAAACCTGCATCCATCGAGGAAGCGATCGAATCGAAAATGTCGAATGGTGCATCTGTAGCCGACCACATTTCCAATGCGGTTGCAAAAATTGGAGAAAAAATTACACTTCGCCGTTTTGAAGTCCGTACAAAAACTGACAACGATGCATTCGGACCATACCTTCACATGGGTGGACGGATTGCGGTTCTTACAATTCTTGAAGGAACAACAGATGCAGAGGCTGCAAAAGACGTGGCTATGCATATCGCTGCATTGAACCCTAAATATATTTCTCGTGACCAAGTTTCTGAAGAAGAAGTTGAACACGAGCGCAAAATTTTGACAGAACAAGCTTTGAACGAAGGCAAGCCTGAAAACATTGTGGCTAAAATGGTTGAAGGCCGTCTTGGCAAGTATTTCGAAGAAATCTGTGTTCTTGACCAAGCGTTTGTTAAAAACTCAGACCAAAAAGTTGGCGATTTCGTAAAATCAACTGGCGGCACATTGAAGGAATTCATCCGCTATGCTGTAGGTGAAGGAATCGAAAAACGCGAAGACAACTTTGCGGATGAAGTCATGAGCCAAGTAAAAGGCAACTAA